A DNA window from Streptomyces bacillaris contains the following coding sequences:
- a CDS encoding LacI family DNA-binding transcriptional regulator: protein MVTLADVAQHAGVSASTVSYVLSGKRTISEVTKRRVERSITELGYHPNAGARALASSRSNIIALMMPLRTDMYVPVMMEIAIAVATHAREYGFDVLMLTGEEGPAAVRRVVASGLVDAVILMDVELDDARLPVLRESGRPAVLIGLPSQTTGFTCVDLDFTEAGALCVEHLAELGHREVVVIGEAPAVYERKAGFAERTIDGLRARARRLGLRVLHRPCEGTYASVASAVGQIFTERPDVTGFVVHNEQAVEPLLSLLRQERRAVPEDISVVAVCPEQVALQGSVRLTSVTIPAREMARQAVDHLIAKVEGKADDEVVLLKPELVVRASSGPAPVAG, encoded by the coding sequence ATGGTCACCCTTGCCGACGTGGCGCAGCATGCCGGAGTTTCCGCCAGCACGGTCAGCTACGTCCTCAGTGGCAAGCGAACCATCTCCGAGGTCACCAAGCGCCGGGTGGAACGCAGCATCACGGAACTGGGCTACCACCCCAATGCGGGAGCCAGGGCACTGGCCAGCAGCAGATCCAACATCATCGCGCTGATGATGCCGTTGCGCACGGACATGTACGTCCCGGTGATGATGGAGATCGCCATCGCCGTTGCCACCCATGCTCGGGAGTACGGCTTCGACGTCCTGATGCTCACCGGCGAGGAGGGGCCCGCCGCCGTGCGCCGTGTGGTCGCCAGCGGCCTCGTGGACGCCGTCATCCTGATGGACGTGGAGCTGGACGATGCCCGGCTCCCCGTACTGCGCGAGAGCGGCCGACCCGCGGTGCTCATCGGCCTGCCCTCTCAGACCACCGGTTTCACCTGCGTCGATCTGGACTTCACCGAGGCCGGCGCCCTGTGTGTGGAGCATCTGGCCGAGTTGGGGCACCGGGAGGTCGTCGTGATCGGCGAGGCTCCGGCCGTGTACGAGCGGAAGGCCGGCTTCGCTGAGCGTACGATCGACGGCCTGCGTGCCCGCGCACGTCGGCTCGGGCTGCGTGTGTTGCACCGTCCGTGCGAGGGCACGTACGCCTCGGTGGCGAGCGCCGTCGGGCAGATCTTCACCGAACGCCCCGATGTCACGGGCTTCGTCGTGCACAACGAGCAGGCGGTGGAACCGCTGCTCAGCCTGTTGCGCCAGGAGAGGCGGGCGGTGCCCGAAGACATCTCGGTCGTCGCCGTGTGCCCTGAGCAGGTCGCCCTCCAGGGTTCGGTCCGGCTGACCTCCGTCACCATCCCCGCGCGGGAGATGGCACGTCAGGCCGTCGACCACCTCATCGCCAAGGTCGAGGGGAAGGCCGACGACGAGGTCGTCCTCCTCAAGCCGGAGCTCGTTGTCCGCGCGAGCAGCGGACCGGCGCCCGTCGCGGGATGA